The genomic region GTCGTTGAGAGGTCTGGTTCGCTGTCTTCGCCCATGCTTGACACTGAGCTCTCCTGCGTTTTGACCGCCAGTTCAGGCTCGCTAACATCTTCAGCAGGCTCTTCTGGCTTCACCACGAGCCACTCGCATACATCACAGCCTTCATGTGACCTGCCATGGTTTTTATGCTTCAAAGCTACGTCTGGCTCAACGCAGCTGGGACAGTACCATTTTGCTGGGGCCTCTTCATCGATGGCAAGCTTCAGACACGAAACATGGTACGCAGCTTCACATCTGTCACAGATAATTCTTCCTTTGCTGTCTGCCTTTCTGCCACAATCCTTGCAAATTCCATCCGATCCAGACCTCCCAGCTCGTTTTGGTATCGTAGAATAGCCAGAATCGCACTGGGGAGTCAACTCCCTTAGGGCTTTGCGGGCAACACCAACCAGGCTTGTTTCCTAATAAATGGTGCAGTTAGTAATGAATGGGGTAACACAAATCCTAACAACAAAACAATGGTCAGCAGACATGTGCATAGCAATGCAACTCACTTCTATCTTGTGTTCAGCCACATCAATTTCTGAAACACCAGAAGCCTACAAAGAATATTTCCATAAGTAAACGACCAGCATAAGCGAAATGATTTCAAAAATacaatgccatgaatcaaaatatATGGCTATAACCATAAATTATGGCAACAGAGACCTCAGGTTACCTGCTTTTGGTGAGAAGCTTGTGAAATCACTGAGAGACTGCTTGCCAGACCAGCCATTTCTTGGCCAACGTGTTCAAACTTCTTCCATATCTGGATAATAAACCAATATACATAAAGAAACAAACAGCATTGGTGGTGTGTTTTCAACTGTATGTTTACGGTAACTTCTGGGGGTGTTTGGTACATGAAAAACAGCAAACAAAAAATGCAGATGAGAGAAAAATGGAAAAAAAAAATATCAGAGGACCACTTTGGCCATTGAGATATATAGAAGGTACTAACACATTAACCAAATCTAATTGCTTATCCCTTGGTCCCAAAAAAATATTAAGATAACTTTCCTGTTTTTGCCTGCTTTCATTTAAGAACAGCAGTGAACAAGGTAAAAAAATGCCTCCTCACAATACACGGATTGAAGCATACTTATGGAGTAGTTGTGTATGGCAGCGTGATGCAAGCCATGCCCGACTTATGTACATTCATGATTGCCATTGCCTTGTAACCCACTTCAAGATAGAAGCTCAAAGGAGTCAGCAAGGTGAGGCCGAGTGCAGCGGATGACATGGGTGGAGAAGAACAGAGCACAGACTCATGAAGACCAAGGCAGTTGATCCCTTCACAGGAGAAACAGCTAAGATGTCCTTTGTTGGAAAAGGAGGCACTAGATCTCAGATTGACTCCCACCCAGTAGAGAAACATGGCTATGATGTTGCATATATGCCCTTTTGATTGAACATACCTATTCCGGCTACAGTGGTGTAGGAAAAAGATTCTGATGTTTGGAATTTGGATGGCTATTAGAAAAATTTGCAAGGGCCAACCAATGCGATAGAGAAAGAGACCGAAACAGACACAGGAAGAATCATTCCTAACCATATTGCCTTTTGGATCTATGTGGTCAAACAAACAGGCAAAAGGGaacattttcaaaatttgagcaTCGAAAGAACATACTGTAGGTTCTCAAGTAGAACCACATCTATACCTTTATCTATATCAGAGAAAAGAGCACAGGGGAAAAGGAAGAAATAAGTGAAACAAACAAACATGTACCTGCTTGATATCATGGTCAAGCAGCGCATGGTTCTGTGCATAATCCCCATTTCTCATCTTggcatcaattatttgcaaaccaATCACATCGTCAGGCTTACTGACATGGAATGTTGCAGCTAGCAGATCACACAGCATCGCAAACTTCTCGGAGATCAGAATGTCAAAGAGAGCATTATGGCACATCGTTTTGTTGGCTTCCAAAGGTGCAGCTGTTCCGTCTTCTAACTGAACCAAGGCACCACTATTCTCTTCAGAATGTACAGCTCCAACAGGGTCATCTCTGCCTGCTCCTCCGTCGTGAGCTAAGTTCCCCTGGTAAATCCAGAAAACAAATTAGAACCTTTTGTTACGGTAAAGTGAAAAGGTACCATTACGCGAGGTGGACATGCACAGGTTATGTTCAACCTGAAGGACTGGATGGATTACTCACATGTTCTGTGGGAGGGCAACCACTAAATCTGAGCGCAGCTCGGATGCAGCTCTGAATCCCTCCGGAGCCCTGCTTCCCAGCAGTGGATTGTAGGACGCCCTCCAGCGTGTCCCTCCAGTTTCTCCAGTGCCTGCCCAGCGTTTGGCGCCCACCTTGCTGGGAATCGATGGCGTGCACCACCGCGCTCATCTGATTACGCTCAGGGACAAAACAGGGGAATAAAATGTCAAATCTCGTGAAAAGCAAGAGCCATGACTTACCGATAACTCTGCACCCAAGAAGACGCATGCACGCCCAAGAAGACGAGTGGCGGCATTACAAGACACCCTAGACTCGAGAGCAAACGTTGCGAGACACAAAGGGAATCTTCGCAAGACGGAACCGAAATCTGGCCGCATATGAACGAAATCTACAAGTAACTGAAGGCACAACAAGGCTGGAGATACGCTCGCTCTAGTAAAACCCATGTCGCCGTCATAGTAAAGAACGGCAAGCTGGGGGATGGGGGTGCTAGGGTTTGGCGGGGGGAATGCGTACTTCAGCGGGGTCGGGGCCAGACGTGACGGCGCTGTGGCCGGCGTTGGCGCCGGTGCCGCGGCGGCGTCTCTTGTAGGTGACGACGTTGGGCTGGGCCAGGCCTCCCGAAGCGGGGCGCTTGGGAGGGCGGCCTCTGGCGGCGCCGTCGCAGGCCATACGCGGACACAGATAGCAGAGCGCGAGTCCCAGGCCCAAGAAACGGCAGCGAGATTGGGAAGGCGAAGCGCGAGGAGGAGGAGATGGTCAGAGGAGGAGAAGAGGGGCTAGGGTTTGAGGGGGGTGATCTCGGTGGGCAACCCAAGCCGGGAAAGGAAACGCACGCCGGAGCGGGACGAGGAGTTGGGGTGGGAGGGGGGAGGATGAAGCGAAGCCGAAGCGGCTGTCCAAATTGGAGGAGCGGGGGAAACCAGCGAGGGCCCAAAGCATTGTCCTTTGACCTCCTTTTTGGGGTAAGGCTATCTACCCATCCTCATGCCACTCTTACCTTCTATTCAAATATTTCTTTACAATAAATTAGTGATCTTAAATAATTttatttagtttaaaaataaataaaaataaaacatGATCCTAATTCAATTTgattcttaaattttatagtgtgaaATTTAGAACTCGTTAGCACCCCTACCTCTTCATCTTGTCATCACTCATGACACAACTAGGTTAAATTTGTTGGAGAACTTTTCCTCCTCTTTTCTAAAATCTTAGGCCAAGTTTATTTGATTTTCTCACTGGCTTGTCATTATAAAATGTcagaagctgaaacaaacagctaACCTTTTTATTTAGCTTTCGGAAAACTATAAACTTAGGAAAGTTGAGTTTATATGGAAAGCCGAGAAGTGTGGTTTTATGGGCTTCTTGTCGCTTGTTGAGTTTAGGAATCTAATAATAAATCTGAAAAGCTATCATTGGCTTCTCAGAATCAAAAGCTCAGCAACAGCAGAAAAGTTGCAGCTCAAACGAACAGGGCAAGTCGTCGAATAAGGCCTGGTTCCAAACCTCTAGAACTAATTGTGAGCCACCTACTAAATTGTTAAGGGGCATAGCTAACAATTATTTGGTCTATTAGCTGAACTGTTCTAAACCTCTTAGCTAATTTTAGAtgctaactattagttttagatGTTTGTAACATGGCCTAAGGTTTATTGATATCGAATCAAGCTTCGATGTCATTGAATTGAGGTTCGTTGACGCTCTACTGCCATTGGATTAAGGTTTGTATGAACGACATATACCATCACTGATGGCAGATCAACCTTTGTTGTCACTAGAGAGCTATGGTGTAAGACATCCGAAGTGAGGACAAGGGAAACAATCATCCCTTTGGAAGATCATCTGGCATTGCTCAGCAAGACAATGTGAGGGGCAAAAACACAAACGGATCCAAACATCCTTGGGTTTATAAAAGAACAAAGACAATTGAAGAACTTGGATGAAGTGACAACCAAGGGGCGATGAAAAAGAAGGAAGCGATGGATAGAGgatgtgtcggtgtttcgaacctaTGCTCTGACAAGTAAATTTTTATGACTGTGTTCCGTGACCTGTATGGTGTGCTCGGTGGGcacaagatttatactggttcagaTAGAACGTCCCTATATCTAGTATTTAGTGGCTCGCGCTACCGGCACCTTGTTACTCAAAGCTCGTAGTAAGGGTTACAAGCGGGCGAGAGAGGGAGGAGCTATCGGTACCTTGTGAACTTGAtccgtgagaaccccaggtatacaaggatgacacccgaggagatccttgggagATTTGTGAGTGGACGCTTGATggccaaggaggcgaggtacattGACAATGTCATCAACAGGCCTTTTCCTCATCACTATGAACCACAACATGTTGCTCTCAACGCAATGAATATCAAGGAGGCGCTCCCcaacaaggtggcgcaaattgcaggcttcaatgaagatgagatggcgcttgtgatcaagcgtttcaagacatcATTGAAGGAACGCAATGAGTactccaacaagaacaaatcaaggggaaagcgagtgtgcttcaaatgcggtaaggctggtcattttattgcacaatgtcctgataatgatgACCAGGCACAATAAAAGAGCACtatggggaaggagaagaaaaggttttacaagaagaagaagggtgaGACACACATCGACAAGGAATGAGAtttggactgctcttcatccgactacgACAACAAAGGACTCACGACCTCGACCTTTGTCATGTCTACCCTTGTTGGTACTTGATTTCAATCCCTGAAGTTATCCAaaatcaaggcaacacaagttaaatATTTGGACCTTCGTTCTTTGGTTTAACACTTCTTTGAAGTGTTAGCGCGAAGGATGAAGGTTTTCAAAAGGAAGTGTGAATGAAAAGATATGAAAAGACAATGTAAAGCATTGTATGGAACTTATCTCTTGTGCCTTAGCATTTTTATTCTATCTTCCTGTATATCAAATGAGTCTACAAGCATACCTTCGGCTTCTTAATGCAGGGTGACACGAAGGTTCTTCGAAGGCTAAGCTACACGAAGCTACAACCCTTAAAAGCTACCTTATACATGGCActatttatctatttatagggaagACGAACCACCTTCATAAAAAATCACAATCATGCCCCTCGAGATTTTACACACATTATTTACAAATGACATCATGGCAATATTGTATTTTCTCCCTCCTTTGATACACAAGTCTTGGCCTTCGTCGCGTGAAAGCTTCTTCGTGCTGAAGCTTATAGCTTTGAGCTTTATCCTTTTTGACTGTGTGTGTTGAGCGAAGCTTTTCTCTTACACTGCTTTGGCTATTGTCGATAGCTCTTCGGGCGAGGCTTAGCATCATATGATATTAGTTGTATACCTAGAGTTCATTTGTTCACTTTGAAACAAAGGTCACTTGAGGACCTTCGTCAAAggtaggtccccaacagtagccccttgcaggaTGAATTGGTTCATTCATGACGAGCTTAGATCGCAAATATTGCAATTGGGAGGCATTGCaccaaaggtccaaaaaaacaccttcacgAAGCTCGTTATGAATCAAGAGGACGAGATCACTCTAACTGGAGGGACCCGGTGTTCTGTGAGTGTAACGACTAAATTTCAAAAGTTGCACATATAAAAGGAATGATACGCGACAACATTTTTCTTGGCATTTGTTGCTTACACTTGCTACCAGGACCCGCTCTTGTTCAAAGCTTACTTTGAACATCTATGCTGCTCTTGAACTAGCCTTAGCCAGTTGCAAAGCTCATACTTTTTCACTAGAGATGGTTGGGAAGCAAACTGTCCCAGGGGTTCTCTTGGCACCTTGGACAGATGCGCTAGAGACAACGGTAGAAGTTACGATCTTTCAGGCCAAAGTTGGCGCCGTGAATTCATCCGAGGATAGCGACGATGTTGACATTGAGGAGGACAACACTACCATTTGTCCTACAAAACCGAGTCACATGAATTTCAGCAAATCAAAGATCAAGGGTGGACATATTGAGGTACTTAACCGATTTGGTTGTATTGACAATGTTGATTGGGTGTGACTAGGAGGCGATGACTTATTGCCAGAGCCAAAAGAAGACGAAGTTGTTGTGTTcttaagctttttgaaagctgggcttaTATTTCCTTTACGTAAACAGTAGTTGTTATTCTGAAAAGGTCTAACATATACCTTCACCGGATTACACCAAACGTAATAGTGTGTTTAGGAATTTTTATCTAGGCTGTGTGGAGCCAGGGCGTTGTGCCTTATGCCGAAGCTACCTGCAAAGCCTTCAGCCAAATTCATGAATTACACTTTCAAGCAAAGTAAGTTAGGGAccttcacaataactttggctgttaTAACTTCGCTTATCGGAGAGGTGCACTGTTTTCGGCTCTTgcataccgaagcaagtggccgaatGGGTGGGCAAGAGAGTGGTTTTACATGAATAATGATTTGAATGAGCAAAGTGATATAAAAGGAACCATCCAGACTCCTATCGTCACTTGCTTCGGATATAAAAAACCAATGTGTTATATCAACTTCGAAGCTCAGACTGCTATAGTTTCTTTCAAATGTGTTTGTACACACATTGGGACAAGAGATCttgttcaagagtttttagcatttaaaactaaaagggaaatgtgcccttggtccatttctataagtattttggtgattagatgcccaacacattaattgAGTTCTTATATGCTAAATATGTGAGAAGTGCAAAATCAgagacaaaggtatgtttctagacttggtgaattgttttatgtactaacatagttatctaagtgctagaaacagtgccaagaaaagaagaattaaaGTGGAGAAAAGTTGGCAAAGTTCAGCCAACACCGATTCtggctaggtgcaccggacagtgtccggtgcgccaggctggccaaCGGTGAACCGACTACTCTCGGGAAAATGCagaggtgtacgactata from Zea mays cultivar B73 chromosome 6, Zm-B73-REFERENCE-NAM-5.0, whole genome shotgun sequence harbors:
- the LOC100383733 gene encoding PHD finger protein EHD3-like, giving the protein MACDGAARGRPPKRPASGGLAQPNVVTYKRRRRGTGANAGHSAVTSGPDPAEMSAVVHAIDSQQGGRQTLGRHWRNWRDTLEGVLQSTAGKQGSGGIQSCIRAALRFSGCPPTEHGNLAHDGGAGRDDPVGAVHSEENSGALVQLEDGTAAPLEANKTMCHNALFDILISEKFAMLCDLLAATFHVSKPDDVIGLQIIDAKMRNGDYAQNHALLDHDIKQIWKKFEHVGQEMAGLASSLSVISQASHQKQASGVSEIDVAEHKIEETSLVGVARKALRELTPQCDSGYSTIPKRAGRSGSDGICKDCGRKADSKGRIICDRCEAAYHVSCLKLAIDEEAPAKWYCPSCVEPDVALKHKNHGRSHEGCDVCEWLVVKPEEPAEDVSEPELAVKTQESSVSSMGEDSEPDLSTTALANLCKNCGTCEDEDRKFMVCGHGLCSFKFYHVLCLKERQIASEKQKNLKCWYCPSCLCRRCFKDKDDEKIVLCDGCDEAYHIYCMDPPCESVPRGKWFCTRCSARRSVQGMQRYEKSILEKVKRAPGANGPKVQASAGPEK